The Tachyglossus aculeatus isolate mTacAcu1 chromosome 12, mTacAcu1.pri, whole genome shotgun sequence genome contains the following window.
tcagaaggtcacgtgctctaattctggctccgccacgtcggctgtgtgaccttgggcaagtcacttcacctctctgtgcatcagttacctcacctggaaaacggggattcaatagctggcctccctcctacttcaactgacACTGTAtgcgccatgtgggacagcgactgtgtccaacccgatttgctggtgtccaccccagtgcttggcacaaagtaagcacttaataccacatttattaacaaataccataatggttTTATGATGCCTACAGCCACCAAGTTAACATGTCTGTTTTGCTTTTAAATTTCAGATCATTAAATGCAGTGAATTACAAGAACGCAACTATGATCTCCTATTAGCACCGAAGAGAGCGGGGACGCCTGGCCCGGTGGTAGAAATCGATGAACAATTTGTAGTCACTGTCTGAATGAAATTAAACAACGGGAAGCCTGTGGACGTGACCAATTTAGTCTTCATCTTTTTTCTTGTTCATGATGTtttttataaataaatgttattaatgGCTGTTTATAAAGTGGAAATGGATTAatgctgggtttttttatttGAAGGAAGTAGAATCAGATCAAAAGAACTCATTGTTTGGAACTTGCAAAGCTGTAAAatcacacatctccaagagaccttccttgactaaaccctcatttccttttctcccactcccttctgtgtcacccttatatTTGGTGTCACCCTTATACTTGGTTtcacatcctttattcacccttccctcagccccacagcacctatgcacaaatgtaattaatttattattaatattaatgtctgtctccccctctagactgcaagcttgttgtgggcaggtaatgtgtctaccaattatgttatattgtactctcccaagagccttctacagtgctctgcacactgtaagcactcaataaatatgattgattgacttttttggCCCCTAATGTTTGTGCTGGGGAATTCTGGGTTCCGAGGGTTGTCGGTGGAAGGAGAGATACCATCCCGAAATTTGTTCCCCGTTCCTGGACATAGTAAACAACGAGCTTTATGGGGAATGGagatttattaattttttatggtatttgttaggcacttactatgtcatcATTTCTGTCATTAGCAATCAGAGTCCATGTCTCTGGACATACCTAAtagatcagcgcttagtacagtgctctgcacacaggaagcgctcaataaatacgattgatgatgatgatcagaaaatATTTTGCTGTTGCTGACCCCTCTAAAAACTTCAAGTGATAAATGACCAACCAGCAGAAACTCTTGTATTTTGGAGGACGCTCCGGCATTATTGCCGTTTCcatctggacctgctcccctctctgccttctagactgtgagcccgttgttgcctctatatgttgccaatttatacttcccaagcacttagtacagtgctctgcacacgggaagcgctcaataaatacaattgaatgaataagcctctGTCTGTCTTGTGACATATGGTTGAGTGGACATTTTCTGGTCTGGTTATGGCAAGACGGAGACCTAAAAGTGTACAAAACCTTGAAGAGAACAAGCCCCAGTCACATGGCTGAGGaggacctctttctcttcctctccctctttcaagAGACTGGGAAGGACCTCTTTCtcgtcccttctctctctctctttcaagatGTTAAATTTGTGACCTTAGAAGTCAGTTGCAGAGTAGAACTGCATGTTGTATTGTCCCAGGAAAATCTTACTTAGGGCCCTCGTGAACCGCACGCCTCACAGGCAGAAAGACAAGCTCATACCTTCTAGGACACCCAACTTTCCCTCAATTTGTGACCTTGTCCTGGGGTTGCTCCCCTGCCTCAGTCAGGTACCCCCAGAGTTGCTTGATGGCCCAGGTAAATGCTTGCCACCCGGCAACACCTTCCCCTGGTCTCATTCTTGCCAGTCCACTCTTCTGGTCACCCTGTCGACCCGACCTCGGGCAGAACCTCCACGTGGCCAACGTTCAAGCTTAGGTCGTACACTTCTGTGCCAGACTGGTCAGCAGGCTAGTGAGGAAATTTGGGGTTTGGGCTAGAGAGAGAGGTTGGTCTGCCCATCCCAAGCCCGCGGCCAGGGAAGGTGAGACCTCTTCCAGTGAACACACAATCCGCTGCCCCTCCGTGCAGCTCCTACTTGCAACAAAGTCTGGCCTTGGACATTAGGTGAACCCAACTCCCGCATCCAGTTACAAACCTGGATGAAAGGATGGAGAGGGATTGAACCAGAAAAGATCCAGAgatctgaacaataataataataataaatatggtatttgttcagtgcttattgtgtgctaggcgccgtactaagcgctggaacagatacaaagtaatcaggttggacacagtccctgtcccgtgtggggctcacagtctcaatcacagtCTGAATCCGCTGCCTCGGCTCTCTCCAGACCCTAAAGCCTCCTGACTCTTCTTCCTACCCGGAGGGGGACACAGCAGAAACTCCCACTGAGGTCGTAATGAGTATCCTTATAATGCTAAATATTCCCATAAGTAATTTGGggggatttaaaagaaaaaaaataaggaaaattgatttttaaatagGGTGTGAAAATTTATTAGCATTTCTTTGAAGAAAGATCTGACTGCAGTTTAACTGGAAtgcctgggagaaaaaaaaaaaaagatagtttCTTTTTAAGTGAGGAAGTTCTTgagaaattattattaatgacaataataattgtattttttaagttcttactatgtgttaagcactgaaccaagcactggagtagatacaagaaaatcaggtcagacccagtccctgtcccgtgtgggctcacagtctaagagggagggaaatcaggTTTTAACCTcaattttaggagaagcagcatggcttagaggaaagagccagggcttgggagtcagaggttgtgggttctaattctggctcccccacttgacagctgtgtgaccttgagcaagtcacttcgcttctctgtgcctcctatgTAAAACACGGATTAAGTTGGTAAGCCCcatgttcaatcattcaatcgtatggagtgcttactgtgtgcagagcactgtactacgtgcttgggagagttcaatacaatctgtggggcagggactgtgtccaacccaattagcttgtatctattccagtgcttagatccaggacccggctccgccaattgtcagctgtgtgactttgggcaagtcacttaacttctctctgttcctcagttacctcatctgtaaaatggggattaagactgtgagccccacatgggacaaccaacctgatcaccttgtatcctccccagcgcttagaacagtgctttgcacatagtaagcgcttaacaaatgccattattattattattaccctttgtcTGTCTGCCCAGGATCACAGGGTCGTCGTTAACCGCCCCCAGAACCTCAACCActgcctctttcccccttccccatctctcgggCGGCCAAGGCCAGAGACTAGTTGTGACttcccttccctcatttcctcttctccctctcccttctgtgtcacccttgcacttggatttgtaccatttattaataataataataataatattggtatttaactgctatgtgccaagcactattctaagcgctggggtagatacaaggtcatcaggttgtcccacgtggggctcacagtcttaatccccattttacagatgaggtaacaagcacagagaagttaagtgacttgcccaaggtgacacagctgacaagtggtgaaggtgggattagaacccatgtcctctgactcccaagcccgtgctctttccactaagccacgctgcttctttattcacccatcccacaaccccataacacttactgtacttcccaagcgcttagtacagtgctctgcacacagtaagcgctcaataaatacgattgatgatgatgatgatatacatatctgtaattcttttttttatatattaatgactgcctccccctctagactgtaagctcattgtgggcagagtctaccaactctgttacattgtactctcccaagcgcttagtacagtgctctccacatagtaagtgcacaataaatagaactgattgagtgcctagcacctagtaagcacttaacaaatattataataatgacacgaatactattactactagtaatgataatgatggtatttgttaagcacttataatgtgccagacaccatattagcataaaataatcaggtcaaagatagttcctgtcccatatagagctcatagtctttagAATACCACCTTGTACTAGTCTaaaatttttttttggggggggggttatCAAAATAAAAGTAATACCCTAATCATTCTATAGTAAAGAATTCCAGTGAAAAATTCAGAACGATATAGTGCCCAGACAGATTGGAACAAACCCAAGTGTACTAAGCCAACTCTTCGGTGCACACCTTCTGAAGTTTTTGGCTTGGAGGCTGGCTTTTCTTCACAGCTCCCGATAGACTTTTCAAACCAATATTTCTTCTTTCTTGAAATGTAACCCAGTTTGACTGAATCACCGTACTGGAGGGAAATGTCATCACTTAGAAGGCGGTAGTCTCCGCCGAAATGTCTCATTTGGAACTGCAACGCATCCTTCTCGTTTTCCACAGTCCGTAAGCAGTTTTCCAGGAGGAGCTTGTCTTCCATAAGCCTCCGGACGTTGCTTTCACACTCCAGGTTTTCTTGGACGCGTTTCTTTAGTTCTTCGTTTAGCATCCGGTTGTTGGCTTGGAGATCCATCACCATCTCTGAAAGTacctcacattccctgcccacatcagacaGGCCGTTCTTGAAAATGCTGGTTTCCGCTTTCGCGTTTTGCAGTTCTGCCCGCAGTTTCTCCGCTGCGCTGGCCTGGGGCAACCAGGCATCTCCAGACTCTGTCTCCAGTTTCTGCCTTGCCAAGCCCCGATGCCGCAGCGTGGCTTCCAAGTTCACTTTCTCCTCCGTTATCGCCCGCATCTTCAGGAGGAGAGCCTCTCGTTCTGATCGCGCGACGCTCTTTTCTTCTTGCAGTTGCTGTAAAGCCGTCTGATTTTTTTCCAGTTCCTTTTCGAGGGCGGTCTTTTCCATCGCAAGCTGCTCCGCTCTCCTCTCTAGTTTCTGATTTTCCTCGCACAACAAGGAAGCGTTTTTCTTTGCGGCGGCTACGGCTTCGTTCAGCCTCTCGTTTTCTTCAACCGCTCCTGCCTTCTCGTTTTGAACGGTCTCCTTTTTACTTTTCAGGTCTTCTATGGTCTGCATCAGGTGCTGTTTCTCAGTACAGCGCTGGTGGCTTTCCGCTTCCAGAGTTTTATTTTGCCACTGAAGTTCCTTGTAGCTCTTTATTAACTTGGCCAGTTCTTGGGCACAGCCCCTACTGCCTTCTTCGGCTTTAGCCAACCTGACCTGAAGATCTTTCTTACTTCCTACTAACTGCCCGATTGTCTTCTCGTATTCTGCATTTTTCTCTCTCACAGATTTCATCATGTCAACCAGGGGCTTGATGTTCATCTTTAGAGTTAGATTTTCACCCTCTAATTCCAACAGCTTCTTCTGGGCTTGCGTGGCTTCTTTAAGGGAACTCTGCAATTGCTGGATTTTGGCAATGTACTGATCGGTCCTAGTTTTGACCGTGTCGGATGCCTCGTTTTCTGGTTCTGCAGAACTCGGTTTCTGCTTCTCTCTATCTATGGCATGTTTTGAGCTATCAACTAGGGAGGAAGGGTCCTTTGGCCCCTGGCAGGCTAAAGGGAAAACCCCTAAATAGTCTTCTGCTTGCATAGTTACATGGCCAAGATCTGACAAACCATCTCTCTCGGCTATCCGCCCACATTCACGGCAAAGGTGCATGCTGCTTCCTTTAAGGGCAACAATAACAGAATTTAATTTCTTTATCGAAGCCTCGAATTCCGAAACTCTCCCGGATTGTGTGCCATTTGGTGTCTCTCTCGTAGTTCTACAACTTTCTCTCACAGCCTTTTCTGTATGCTTTTTGAACGGGCCTTCTGAACTCTCACCCTGAGCTCCTGTAACATGTTTTAAGGTCCGAAGGTCCGATCCAAGTATAAGATCCTTTTCCTGTGACTTTTGAGACCCTTCTTTCGCTAGTTTGGCAGATCCGCACATGCCTTCCAAGTCTTCCCAGAGTTCGGGCGTGGGAAAAGGCAGAATTTTCTTCGATTCATCCAAAATGATTTTCGCAGTAGAGGTCACCAGGCTTTGATTCGGGAAAGGCTGAATGCTATCGAGGTTGTCACAATCTTTCAATCCACTGCATTTTTCTGAAGGGCTCCCAATTTTTACCAAAGTCTCCGTCTTCCTAATTGAGATATCTTTTAGTGGGATGTAGGTTGGATTATTCATGCCTTGGATGAAGTTACCAGCAACAGAATTAGACTTTTTTCCCTCAGAGGGAGCCAGGTTGAATTTTTCAAAATAAGAAGTTTTCTCCTTGGAAAGACCACCTTCTGAATTCTCTTTAGGCTAACACAAAGGACATGATGTAAGAGGCTATTAGTCAGATTATTAGTCATTACCCAAACCACCTGATTTGTGGTGGGAATCTATGTGACAAGCCCAACTGGGCATAACTGACctatttctgttattattatcactattatattcctactattattattgtattcatttagcacttactatgcatcaggcactgtactaagcgctggggtggctacaagcaaattggattggacacagtcgctgtcccatatggggctcacagtctctatccccattttcagatgaggaaactgaggcacagaaaagttaagtcacttgcccaaggtcacacagcagacaagtgtggctcagtaggaaagagcccgggctttggagtcagaggtcgtgggttcaaatcccggctctgccaattgtcagctgtgtgactttgggcaagtcccttaacttctctgtgcctcagttacctcatctgtaaaatggggattaagactgtgagcctcaccagcgacaacctgatcaacctggtaacctccccagcgcttagaacagtgctttgcacatagtaagcacttaataaatgcattattattattattattattatttaagtggtggagtca
Protein-coding sequences here:
- the CCDC110 gene encoding coiled-coil domain-containing protein 110 isoform X1; the encoded protein is MRPESEEQAQSQIALKVLQHQLESFQALRLKTLQNVNMVQSEISEILSKNIVEMEYPQICSEKILLSSPPAERILPKENSEGGLSKEKTSYFEKFNLAPSEGKKSNSVAGNFIQGMNNPTYIPLKDISIRKTETLVKIGSPSEKCSGLKDCDNLDSIQPFPNQSLVTSTAKIILDESKKILPFPTPELWEDLEGMCGSAKLAKEGSQKSQEKDLILGSDLRTLKHVTGAQGESSEGPFKKHTEKAVRESCRTTRETPNGTQSGRVSEFEASIKKLNSVIVALKGSSMHLCRECGRIAERDGLSDLGHVTMQAEDYLGVFPLACQGPKDPSSLVDSSKHAIDREKQKPSSAEPENEASDTVKTRTDQYIAKIQQLQSSLKEATQAQKKLLELEGENLTLKMNIKPLVDMMKSVREKNAEYEKTIGQLVGSKKDLQVRLAKAEEGSRGCAQELAKLIKSYKELQWQNKTLEAESHQRCTEKQHLMQTIEDLKSKKETVQNEKAGAVEENERLNEAVAAAKKNASLLCEENQKLERRAEQLAMEKTALEKELEKNQTALQQLQEEKSVARSEREALLLKMRAITEEKVNLEATLRHRGLARQKLETESGDAWLPQASAAEKLRAELQNAKAETSIFKNGLSDVGRECEVLSEMVMDLQANNRMLNEELKKRVQENLECESNVRRLMEDKLLLENCLRTVENEKDALQFQMRHFGGDYRLLSDDISLQYGDSVKLGYISRKKKYWFEKSIGSCEEKPASKPKTSEGIPVKLQSDLSSKKC
- the CCDC110 gene encoding coiled-coil domain-containing protein 110 isoform X2, giving the protein MVQSEISEILSKNIVEMEYPQICSEKILLSSPPAERILPKENSEGGLSKEKTSYFEKFNLAPSEGKKSNSVAGNFIQGMNNPTYIPLKDISIRKTETLVKIGSPSEKCSGLKDCDNLDSIQPFPNQSLVTSTAKIILDESKKILPFPTPELWEDLEGMCGSAKLAKEGSQKSQEKDLILGSDLRTLKHVTGAQGESSEGPFKKHTEKAVRESCRTTRETPNGTQSGRVSEFEASIKKLNSVIVALKGSSMHLCRECGRIAERDGLSDLGHVTMQAEDYLGVFPLACQGPKDPSSLVDSSKHAIDREKQKPSSAEPENEASDTVKTRTDQYIAKIQQLQSSLKEATQAQKKLLELEGENLTLKMNIKPLVDMMKSVREKNAEYEKTIGQLVGSKKDLQVRLAKAEEGSRGCAQELAKLIKSYKELQWQNKTLEAESHQRCTEKQHLMQTIEDLKSKKETVQNEKAGAVEENERLNEAVAAAKKNASLLCEENQKLERRAEQLAMEKTALEKELEKNQTALQQLQEEKSVARSEREALLLKMRAITEEKVNLEATLRHRGLARQKLETESGDAWLPQASAAEKLRAELQNAKAETSIFKNGLSDVGRECEVLSEMVMDLQANNRMLNEELKKRVQENLECESNVRRLMEDKLLLENCLRTVENEKDALQFQMRHFGGDYRLLSDDISLQYGDSVKLGYISRKKKYWFEKSIGSCEEKPASKPKTSEGIPVKLQSDLSSKKC